From a region of the Andrena cerasifolii isolate SP2316 chromosome 13, iyAndCera1_principal, whole genome shotgun sequence genome:
- the LOC143375726 gene encoding splicing factor YJU2: protein MSERKVLNKYYPPDFDPSKIPRMKLARNRQYTVRLMAPFNMRCKTCGEYIYKGKKFNARKEDVEGDDYLGIRIYRFYIKCTRCLQEISFKTDPKNTDYEIEAGATRNFMALKLAEEQAQREEDEEKEEEATNPMKLLEKRTLQSKQELELLESLEELKDLNRRQQTIDYDQMLEQFDTQAAKQRTQKEQEDYDEEYIRSVFGKKHADGVVVEEEIVELDGNESTEPPKKVIKTRETREESCGTLTVDKERVKSDSAAKTADASLWSESTATSSGRKNLLGIVKRKTNLGVKVNSGSTHASAEKQDIEVATEEVADVSTKRKSTNETTSSSSGNAHNSLSLLGAYSDSSDNDSS from the exons ATGTCGGAGCGTAAAGTTTTGAAC AAATACTATCCACCGGACTTTGATCCGTCGAAAATTCCTCGCATGAAATTGGCGCGAAACCGGCAATACACGGTACGTTTGATGGCCCCTTTCAACATGAGATGCAAAACTTGCGGAGAGTACATTTATAAAGGGAAGAAATTCAATGCCCGCAAGGAGGACGTTGAAGGTGACGACTACTTAGGAATACGAATTTACAGGTTTTACATAAAATGCACCCGCTGCCTCCAAGAGATCAGCTTCAAGACTGACCCGAAGAACACAGATTATGAGATCGAGGCCGGCGCTACTAGGAACTTCATGGCCCTGAAATTGGCCGAAGAGCAGGCGCAgagggaagaggacgaggagaaggaagaggaagcCACCAATCCTATGAAACTCTTGGAAAAAAGAACGCTGCAATCCAAACAGGAGTTAGAGTTGCTGGAGTCTCTAGAGGAGCTGAAAGATCTGAATCGCAGGCAGCAGACCATCGATTACGACCAGATGTTGGAGCAATTCGACACACAGGCGGCCAAACAAAGAACACAGAAGGAGCAAGAGGACTACGACGAAGAATACATCAGATCGGTGTTCGGCAAGAAACACGCGGACGGAGTTGTCGTAGAGGAAGAAATCGTGGAGCTGGATGGTAACGAAAGTACGGAACCACCGAAGAAGGTCATTAAAACAAGGGAGACTAGAGAGGAAAGTTGCGGTACTTTAACAGTGGATAAAGAAAGG GTTAAGAGTGACTCAGCTGCGAAAACAGCTGATGCATCGTTATGGTCTGAAAGCACAGCAACGTCCTCGGGTAGGAAAAACTTGCTGGGTATAGTGAAGAGAAAGACAAACTTAGGTGTAAAAGTGAATTCGGGTTCTACCCATGCCAGCGCAGAGAAACAAGATATCGAAGTTGCGACGGAGGAAGTAGCGGATGTTTCTACGAAAAGGAAAAGTACAAATGAAACTACGAGCAGTTCGTCGGGCAATGCCCACAACTCTCTCTCCTTGTTGGGAGCATATTCGGACAGCAGTGATAATGACAGTAGTTAA